In a genomic window of Microterricola viridarii:
- the rpmB gene encoding 50S ribosomal protein L28, producing MAATCQVTGAVPGFGHNISHSHRRTKRRFDPNVQKKTYYVPSLRRNVTLQLSAKGIKVIDARGIESVVKDILARGEKI from the coding sequence ATGGCAGCAACCTGCCAGGTGACCGGAGCTGTTCCCGGCTTCGGACACAACATTTCGCACTCGCACCGTCGTACGAAGCGCCGCTTCGACCCGAACGTGCAGAAGAAGACCTACTACGTGCCGTCGCTTCGCCGCAACGTCACGCTGCAGCTGTCGGCCAAGGGCATCAAGGTCATTGACGCTCGCGGCATTGAGTCCGTCGTCAAGGACATCCTTGCTCGTGGGGAGAAGATCTAG
- the rpmG gene encoding 50S ribosomal protein L33 → MAKQQDVRPIIKLRSTAGTGYTYVTRKNRRNNPDRLVLKKYDPVVRKHVDFREER, encoded by the coding sequence GTGGCAAAGCAGCAGGACGTTCGTCCGATCATCAAGCTTCGTTCGACCGCAGGCACGGGTTACACCTACGTCACGCGCAAGAACCGTCGCAACAACCCCGACCGCCTCGTGCTGAAGAAGTACGACCCTGTAGTGCGCAAGCACGTCGACTTCCGTGAGGAGCGCTAA
- the rpsN gene encoding 30S ribosomal protein S14: MAKKSKIARNEQRKVIVERYAAKRLELKKALVDPNGTDESREAARVGLQKLPRNASPIRVRSRDAIDGRPRGVLTKFGVSRVRFRDMAHRGELPGITKSSW; this comes from the coding sequence ATGGCTAAGAAGAGCAAGATTGCCCGCAACGAGCAGCGCAAGGTGATCGTTGAGCGCTACGCCGCTAAGCGTCTCGAGCTGAAAAAGGCCCTCGTCGACCCGAACGGCACCGACGAGTCCCGCGAGGCCGCACGCGTCGGCCTGCAGAAGCTCCCCCGCAACGCATCGCCGATCCGTGTTCGCTCGCGCGACGCGATCGACGGCCGCCCCCGCGGTGTCCTCACCAAGTTCGGTGTCAGCCGTGTTCGCTTCCGCGACATGGCCCACCGCGGTGAGCTCCCGGGCATCACCAAGTCCAGCTGGTAA
- a CDS encoding HU family DNA-binding protein — MADKSLNKTELVAKIAASTNQSQATVDAVLGGLFDELASAVSAGVKVSIPGWLAVERTHRAARTGRNPQTGATIEIAAGYSVKVSAGSKLKAAAKA; from the coding sequence ATGGCTGACAAGTCGCTTAACAAGACCGAGCTCGTCGCGAAGATCGCCGCTTCGACCAACCAGAGCCAGGCAACTGTCGACGCCGTTCTCGGCGGCCTGTTCGACGAGCTCGCCTCGGCCGTCAGCGCCGGCGTCAAGGTTTCGATCCCGGGCTGGCTCGCCGTCGAGCGCACCCACCGTGCAGCTCGCACCGGCCGCAACCCGCAGACCGGCGCCACCATCGAGATCGCCGCTGGCTACTCCGTCAAGGTCAGCGCCGGCAGCAAGCTGAAGGCTGCAGCCAAGGCGTAA
- a CDS encoding cytochrome c oxidase assembly protein: MLALAALVAGLTFGGGAAPQLLQDPGAVVRWGLPISKLLVNLGAAGMIGALVLACYAFSPKKPEFNAALDVAAASAALFTVASAVTGFFTYLSVTGASFSPDSQFGASLSQFLTQIELGQSWLITTLVGAAVTVLCFAVRNHTLLVFVTVLAVAGLVPMAQQGHAAGASGHNAAVTGLGLHLVSAAVWLGGLITIVLLRKQLDGRRLITVLARYSTIALLCFIVLAISGVVSAWLRLGDVEALLTGYGVLVLVKVAALLILGVFGVVQRQFFIGRMQRAADSVAAGSAAAVAAASAGARWFWAFVIAELAFMGVASGVAVALGSTAPPVSEALASTRSAAELLTGEPLPPELTFARYFTEWNVDLIWLLACVFGIFFYLAGVWRLRERGDKWPIYRTVLWISGLVALFYVTSGGVAVYGKYLFSTHMLAHMALTMAIPVLLVPGAPVTLAMRAIRPRKDGSRGPREWILLAVHSKFAMVIANPIVAAVLFVSSLWVFYFSPLFSWATSDHIGHQWMTVHFLITGYLFVQSLIGIDPVPYRLPYPFRLLLLLGTMAFHAFFGLAIMTGTGLLLADWYGAMGRDWGLSAIADQQMGGGIAWSVGEIPTLALAIAVAIQWSRSDAKETKRSDRNAERTNDAELNAYNENLARIAQRDDARR; this comes from the coding sequence ATGCTCGCGCTCGCGGCCCTCGTCGCCGGCCTCACCTTTGGCGGCGGCGCCGCCCCCCAACTGCTGCAGGATCCGGGCGCCGTCGTGCGCTGGGGCCTGCCCATCAGCAAGCTGCTGGTGAACCTCGGCGCGGCCGGCATGATCGGTGCGCTGGTGCTCGCCTGCTACGCCTTCAGCCCGAAGAAGCCCGAGTTCAACGCCGCCCTTGATGTGGCCGCGGCATCCGCGGCCCTGTTCACCGTGGCGTCGGCCGTCACCGGCTTCTTCACCTACCTCTCGGTGACCGGCGCGAGCTTCTCCCCCGACAGCCAGTTCGGCGCCTCACTCAGCCAGTTCCTGACCCAGATCGAGCTCGGACAGTCCTGGCTGATCACGACGCTCGTCGGCGCCGCCGTCACCGTGCTCTGCTTCGCCGTGCGCAACCACACGCTGCTCGTCTTCGTCACCGTGCTGGCCGTCGCCGGACTCGTGCCGATGGCCCAGCAGGGGCACGCGGCGGGCGCCTCCGGCCACAATGCCGCCGTCACCGGCCTGGGGCTGCACCTCGTCTCGGCTGCTGTCTGGCTCGGCGGGCTCATCACCATCGTGCTGCTGCGCAAGCAGCTGGACGGGCGCCGGCTGATCACCGTGCTGGCGCGCTACTCGACGATCGCGCTGCTCTGCTTCATCGTGTTGGCGATCTCCGGCGTCGTCAGCGCCTGGCTGCGCCTGGGCGACGTCGAGGCGCTGCTGACCGGCTATGGCGTGCTCGTGCTCGTCAAGGTCGCGGCCCTGCTGATCCTCGGCGTGTTCGGCGTCGTGCAGCGACAGTTCTTCATCGGGCGGATGCAGCGCGCCGCCGACTCGGTCGCGGCGGGCTCAGCGGCCGCCGTTGCCGCGGCATCCGCCGGCGCACGCTGGTTCTGGGCCTTCGTCATCGCCGAGCTCGCCTTCATGGGCGTCGCCTCCGGCGTCGCCGTGGCCCTGGGCAGCACCGCCCCGCCCGTCTCCGAGGCCCTCGCCAGCACCCGCTCGGCGGCCGAGCTGCTCACCGGCGAGCCGCTGCCGCCCGAGCTCACCTTCGCCCGCTACTTCACCGAGTGGAACGTCGACCTGATCTGGCTGCTGGCCTGCGTCTTCGGCATCTTCTTCTACCTGGCCGGCGTCTGGCGCCTGCGCGAGCGCGGCGACAAGTGGCCGATCTACCGCACCGTGCTCTGGATCTCCGGCCTGGTGGCGCTGTTCTACGTCACCAGCGGCGGCGTCGCCGTGTACGGCAAGTACCTCTTCAGCACGCACATGCTGGCACACATGGCGCTGACCATGGCGATCCCGGTCTTGCTGGTGCCCGGTGCGCCGGTGACGCTCGCCATGCGCGCCATCCGCCCGCGCAAGGACGGCAGCCGGGGCCCGCGCGAGTGGATCCTGCTCGCCGTGCACTCCAAGTTCGCCATGGTCATCGCCAACCCGATCGTGGCCGCCGTGCTGTTCGTCAGCTCGCTCTGGGTGTTCTACTTCAGCCCGCTGTTCAGCTGGGCCACGAGCGACCACATCGGCCACCAGTGGATGACGGTGCACTTCCTCATCACGGGCTACCTGTTCGTGCAGTCGCTGATCGGCATCGACCCGGTGCCGTACCGCCTCCCCTACCCGTTCCGCCTGCTGCTGCTGCTCGGCACGATGGCGTTCCACGCCTTCTTCGGCCTGGCGATCATGACGGGCACGGGCCTGCTGCTGGCCGACTGGTACGGCGCGATGGGCCGCGACTGGGGTCTCAGCGCCATCGCCGACCAACAGATGGGCGGCGGCATCGCCTGGAGCGTCGGCGAGATCCCGACGCTGGCGCTGGCGATCGCCGTGGCGATCCAGTGGAGCCGCTCGGATGCCAAGGAGACCAAGCGCAGCGATCGCAACGCGGAGCGCACGAACGACGCCGAGCTGAACGCGTACAACGAGAACCTCGCCCGGATCGCCCAGCGCGACGACGCCAGGCGCTAG